The DNA window GGGTTGGGGCATCAACCGGCCTTTGGACTGCCAGCCTATGAGGTACGTAGTCCCCTTGAACTACCCCTGTACCTGGGATTGGGCCTATGTGCCTGTGTGGTGGCCATAGCCTACTCCTATCTACTCCATTGGCTGCCCAAATTGGTGGCGGGGGAAATACCGGGTTTCCACTGGTTGGCCAAAATCCCCCCTTTTCTGCGGCCACCTCTGGGGGGACTGTTTGTGGGTATAGTGGCCCTGCGACTGCCCCAAATCTGGGGTATAGGCTATGAAACCGTAGAAGCAATTTTGTACGATGTGGATATACCCCTTGTGCTGCTTTTGGCCCTACTATTGACTAAACTATTGCTCTCCCCGCTATGTCTTGCCAGTGGGCTAGTGGGAGGAATCTTCGCGCCGGCAATGTTTCTGGGGGCCTCTCTTGGGGCAGCCTATGGCAAAATAATCCCCGTGATTTTACCTATGTTTGCCCAGCACATCGCCGCACCACCCGCCTACGCCATGGTGGGAATGGCAGCAGTCTTGGCCGGCAGTGTAAATGCCCCTCTCACCGCCATTTTAATGCTTTTCGAGATGACTCATGACTATCGCATTATCCTCCCCCTAATGGCGGCTGTGGGTTTAAGTGTCTGGCTGGCCAACTGGCTAAGACAGCTACTGCAATTGCCCGCCCATCTACCCATGCCCAGGGAAACAGACGGGGAAAACAACGGTCAGGTGGTGGCACTTTCCCTCCGCAACAATGAAATTCTAAACTCCTTCCCCGTAGAAAAGGCAATGGAGGTGGATTTCCTGGTATTACCCGCCGATTTATCCCTTCTAGAGGCGGGAAAAATCATGGTGGAAAAACAACGTCACAGCGCCTTTGTGCTAGATTCGCAGCGACGATTTGTGGGCATCGTTACCCTTCAAGACATTAACAGGGGTATTACCACTGTCCGGGAAAAAACTGCTACTACCTCACCGGGTACCCCCCAGGAAACACCCCTGGCCGAAGTATGTACTACCGAAATAGTCTATGCCTACCCCGATGAGCCTCTGGGAGAAGCTCTCGAGCGCATGGCCACTAGGGGTTTACGTCAGTTGCCAGTGGTAGAGCGTCAAAACCCCAATCAGCTTTTGGGACTGCTGAAACAGGATAACATTAATTTGGTCTACGATCTGGCCATCACTAAGGCCAAATTGGCTCCTTTTTTCCCCGAGAACACCAATGGCCATCAACCCTCTTAATAGAACTTAATAAATTTTCACAAACCAGGAAAAAAT is part of the Geminocystis sp. M7585_C2015_104 genome and encodes:
- a CDS encoding chloride channel protein — its product is MLSILKVKTAPFSPSVPVSKSPLTGFFSRLPADTFLLLLAIAIGGGAGVGVLLFRYLIALIEHLLLEELMDKIAVWGGWTLALIPLCGGIIVSIIRLVFREFSPPISALIAAVKMGNPMVASRAIAKTVAAAVSLGTGASLGPEGPSVEIGANMAIKVGQALHMSRERQQLLLGAGAAAGLAAGFNAPIAGVFFALEVVLGTVLETSAASVVLLSAVVSALITQVGLGHQPAFGLPAYEVRSPLELPLYLGLGLCACVVAIAYSYLLHWLPKLVAGEIPGFHWLAKIPPFLRPPLGGLFVGIVALRLPQIWGIGYETVEAILYDVDIPLVLLLALLLTKLLLSPLCLASGLVGGIFAPAMFLGASLGAAYGKIIPVILPMFAQHIAAPPAYAMVGMAAVLAGSVNAPLTAILMLFEMTHDYRIILPLMAAVGLSVWLANWLRQLLQLPAHLPMPRETDGENNGQVVALSLRNNEILNSFPVEKAMEVDFLVLPADLSLLEAGKIMVEKQRHSAFVLDSQRRFVGIVTLQDINRGITTVREKTATTSPGTPQETPLAEVCTTEIVYAYPDEPLGEALERMATRGLRQLPVVERQNPNQLLGLLKQDNINLVYDLAITKAKLAPFFPENTNGHQPS